DNA from Bos javanicus breed banteng chromosome 1, ARS-OSU_banteng_1.0, whole genome shotgun sequence:
CGGGGTCCACACTCGGCCATGGCAACCAGGACCAAGACTGCCGTGGTTacctccccagccctcccctgtCCCTCAGGAGCtgttaaggcctcctcagactccTGCTGCAGCCACCGGCCCAACAGAGGCCAAGGAGGGGTGACCCGGGCCCTGGGGTTCCTCCCGCCTTGCAGGCCCAGGAAACTGGGCCGGAGCCCGGCCCAGACTTACGTGCTAAGGGCGGCCACAGACGGGCCGGTCATGTGCTGCGCGGTGCTGGGCAGGAAGCTGGTGGCAGGCGGGAGAGCAGTGGCAGAGACCACCAGGGGCCACACGGAGTAACCCAGAGGGGAGCCAGGCGCAGGCATGGCCGGCGGGAGGGCTGGAGGTGCgtagcagtggtggtggtgggcggGGGGCGGCCTCTGGGCGGCTGGGCGGGTGCGCCGTGCATCCTCCGCAGGACACACAGCAGAGTGTTTCAGCGAGGACGCGgctgctccccgccccctccctccacacGGGCCCTGACTCAGGACGCGGTCAGGGTCAGAAGTGGTGGGCAGCGGCGGACCAGGTTCCCACAGAGCTCACGCAGCTCAGGGGGCAGCTGTCTGGGCTTGGCCGGCACAACCTGTCCTCCCCTGGGGTTGCCCTGGGGAGCACCGGGGGCGTTAGGCAGGAAACATAGACCCGGAGCCGGAAACACATGAGTTTCTGGAGGCGAAGCCACCAGGTCCTCTGGTCTTGGCCTGGGCGTGGAGCCTACCTGTGGGGTGAGGTGCAGGGGTGTGGGCGCGAGtgctggtgggggcagggctcTGAGCATCAAGGCCTGCATGAGGAGCTGGTGCGTCTGCGCGTTCTGCATCAGCATCATCTCCACCACCTCTGTGTGCGAGGGGCATGGAGGGCTGGTCACTCACAGTGGGGGCCGTGACCCTGCCGCCCCGGGAATGGAGCGCTGCCTGTGGTCTGCAGGTCCCATGCAGCGCCTCCTGCTACTGGACTCCTCACGTGCACATGGCATATGGAAACTTAGtttctcgaccagggatcaaacccacaccctctgcagaggaagggtggagttttaaccactgaactgccagggaattccccacagttttaaaaattaattaatcattcattaaattaattaatttttttaagaaaagcatttGGAGATGGGGCAATTATCTTGGATTATCTAGGTGGTCCTGATGTTGTGAGAAAATAACCATCACCCTACACTTGAATATCCAGCAACAACACTCATGTTTAAGAACAGGGGGACATCAGAAGAAAGTGAATGCTGAGAGAGCTTAGGAGCCTGTCCTGCAAGGCCTTGTAAAAGACTGTCCCCAGATGACAGATGGGGACCCCAGGGGACAGTCTGAGACACAATGAAGGGTGGTTAATTCAAATGTACTTCCGTATGATGATACACCGGTGTCTGTTTCTGAGAAGATTTTCTAAAAGGTAGGACTGGCATGGAGAATAGTCATGAAGAGTCAGGGGCAGAGTGGATGCCACAGAAACTGAGAGTTTAACTTCATACGAAACAGCCCAAGACTTCTCCAAAGTGGTTATTAGAGTACTTTCGAGATTTCCTATTTTTACATTCAGTATTTGATCTAGTTGGGATTTGTTTTGGTACAAAGAGTAGGGTAAGGAACGtgactttacttttctgaataGCTAGCTACTTACTGTTTCATTTTTACCAATGATTTTAATGCACTTTTTTTAAGGCACACAGACACTTGCATGCGTgcagtacacacatacacacacactgtgctGGGTTGCCCTCTAAGGCCTGATAGTCACTAAAGTTCATCTGGAAAAACCGAGGAGGGTGGTGAGGAGAGGCCAGCGGGCGGTTCTCCCTGCACCTGCAGGGCACCTTCCTGTGGGTCTCGATGTGAGCGCTCCCCCCTGAGGGGCTGCAGGCTGGCCTGGGCCATGTAGCATGTACATGGTGGAGCTGTGGTCACCAGGACAGGGCAGAGAACACTTAGCAGGTGATTCTATACACAGGTCTGCCTCCAGACTCTCATCACTGCCCGTCGTTAGGGAAACGCAAACCACAACCACGATGACCGACCACCCCTGCCACTTAACCACAATCCCCACTAACTGACCACCACCCCCACTAACCGACCACCACAGTGACTGACCACCCCCACTAACCAACCACCACAGTGATAGACCACCACCCTTACTAACTGAGCACCACCCACACTAACTGACCACACCATGTGCAGGAGAAGATGTGAGAAACCGGACCTCTCACACGCAGCAGTTTTAAGCACACACTTGGCACCTTTCAGCTGCTCCAGTCCTAGGTATGTACCCAGGAGAAATAAACACTCAGACTCAAACGTGAATGTCCAGGGAGTTTTGTGGTGATAACCAAAAATGCAACAACCCCAGTTCCATCTCAGGTGAAAGGATCACAAACGTGTCCATCCACGGGAAGGACTGCCACTTGGCAATTTCAAGGAGCCATGGTTTGTTGCACCCAACAGGAGCAATGAATCTGAGAGCAGTgctgccaagtgaaagaagtcacacaaaaaaagagCACACACTGGCTGATTCTACTCAGACCAGAAAATAGGAGACACAGATCCACGCCCAGTGGTGAAGCAGGCAGGATGGCGAGAGGCCGGGCCTGAGGTGGGGCCCATGTTCACCACCTTGATTTAGTGATGGGTTCACAGGTGTGGACAGGTGTCGAAACTCTCAGACTGTACACTTTAACCACGTGCAATTTAGTCTATGTCACCTCAGTAGAGCGGTTCTCaaataaaagtatttcaaaagttatttaaagagaaaaagcgGTTTAACCAACAATTTGAGAAGCTAATCACTGAACGAGTCGGGACAGTGAGCCCAGTTCTTTCCATTCTGAGTCCAGGCCCTTCCCTCAGGGATATCCATCAGTAAggatttttcaaagtaaaattattttcacgTTGGTAAATGCATAGCTTCCATTGAGTAGCCAAGAAAAATGGCCCTAAATCACAGGTCTCcaactggtttcatggaagaccatTTTTCCACAGGCTGGGGTCaagggggatggttttgggatgattccaGTACTACATTTATTTTATGCTTCatttctattactattacattgtgatatataagGAAAGAATTATTCAGCTgaccataatgcagaatcagatCATCGGGCATTAGATTCTCACAAGGAGCACACAACCTAGATCACTCGAGTGTGCAGTTCTCAGCAGGGTTGCCACTAATCTGAGAATCTAATGCCCTTGCTGATCTGACGGGAGGCAGAGAGCAGGCAGTAATGTGAGTAACCGGCAGCAGCGTAAATACAGATGATGCTCCGCTCACCGGCCTGGCGCTCACCTCCTGCTCTGCAGCCTGCTTCCTAACAGACTACAGACCAGTGCTCGTCCACGGCCCGAGGGTTAAGGACTCCTGCCCTGCATGACTACCCTGCTTACAAAAGTATTTCTTCTTTCAGTAGAGAATTTCATAAACCCATGACAacatcccaaagaagggcaatggagtggccacaggactggcaaaggtcagttttcattccagtcccaaagaaaggcaatgccaaggaatgttcaaactactgcacaattgcactcatctcacatgctagcaaagtaatgctcaaaattctctacgaaagccttcaacagtatgtgaactgtgaacttcctgatgttcaggctgcatttaaaaaaggcagaggaaccagagatcaaattgctaacattgctggatcatcaaaaaagcaagagagttccagaaaaatatctacttctgctttattgactatgccaaagcctttgactctgtgaatcacaacaaaatgtggaaaattcttaaagtgatgggaataccagaccacctgacctgctttctgagaaatctgtatgcaaatcaagaagcaaccttagaactggacatggaacaacagactggttccaaattgggaaagaagtatgtcaagctgtatactgtcacccttcttatttaacttctatgcagagtacatcatgtgaaatgacaggctggatgaagcaaaagctgaaatcaagattgccaggagaaatatcaataacctcagatatgcagatgacaccaccctcgtggcagaaagcaaagaggaactaaagaacttcttgatgaaggtgaaagaggagagtgaaaaacctggcttacaactcaacactcaaaaaacaaagatcatggcatccagtcccatcacttcatgcaaatagagggggaagcaatggaaacagtgatagactttatttctttgggctccaaaattacttggatggtgactgcagccatgaaattaaaagacgcttgctccttgaaagaaaagctatgaccaaccagacagcatattaaaaagcagagacattactttgccaacaaaggtctgtatgatcaaagctatggtttttccagtagtcatgtacagaagtgagagttagaccataaagaaagctgagcactgaagaattggtgcttttgaactgtggtgttggagaagacttttgagagtcccttggacttcaaggagatcaaaccagtcgatgctaaaggaaatcaatcctgaatattcattagaaggactgatgctaaagttgaagctccaatactttggccacctgatgtgaagaactgattcactgggaaagatttccctgatgctgggaaagattgaaggcaggagaagaaagggacgacagtggatgaaatggttggatggcatcaccgactcaatggacatgagtttatgcaaactctgggagatggtgaaggacagagaagcctggcgtgctgcaatccatggggtcgcaaagagttggacacgactaagtgactgaacaacaacatgacaACATTCATTGTGGACACTTACCTTCCTTGATGCTTCCTGACCGCTGGGTGGGGAAGGCCGGGGGAGGGGGGATCTGTGCAATGAGTGGCTGCTGAGGCAGCTGCTGGATGATggtggcaggaggtgggggggccTGGAAGAGCCAGACAAGCCATTATCTGAATGTGCCCTGGGAATAGTGACCTACAGCACCACCCACCACCCGCCATCCAgacatccaccatccatccatccatccatgggagATTTTAGGCGAGAAACCCTAGAGATTAAAAAAGCGTCCAAATAGATAAATACTTGCATCTGGGTTTCACTTAGGACATAgcatgttatggactgaatgtttattCCCcgctcaaattcatatgttgaaaccctaagcTCCAAAGTGACTGCATTTGGAGACGGGGCCTGTGAGGAGGTGATAAAGGTAAAGAGAGCATAAGGGTGGGGCTCTAGGTTGATAGGCCTGGTGCCCTTGATAAGAGGAAGAGACAGCAGACTCTCTCTGCCCCATGAGACACCACGAGAAGGCTGCCAATTCCTAGCCAGGAGGCCATGCTCAGTGAACCAGGTTGGCCGGCACCTCCATCCAAGACATCCAGCTTCCAGGCAGTGATAAAGTAAATGTCTGACATTTAAGTGCAAAGACTGTggtattaatattttgtaatggAGCTCAAGCTGAGCGAAATAGGGCGTTTTCTAATGTTTCCCACATTTCTGGTGTCAGTGGGCTAAGCTCATCCCTGTGTCCATTACTTCTGCTTTAATAGAGGCATCCAAGGAGCTTGGCATGGAAACACCCTCTGGCTTCTCTCCTGAGTTAACACAAATGCACCACAGCTCAGAGCATGCACTACATGTTGACTACCACTTTAATCCTCTTCTGAATGCACCAGGCCCTGCCCTGTCCCCTCTCCCTCATTCACAGAAAGGGTGGCATAGACAGGGTTGGCAAACATCCCGCCAAGGGCCGGATGGGGTATTACTCCCGCTCTGTGGCCACACAGCTTCAGTTGTAACTGTCCACCTCTGCTGCTGCCGCTGGAAGGCAGCCCCAGACCGCTAAGCTAACAGAGCTGATCCGGTGAAACTTGACTTATGAACCCAGAGGTGCACACTTCGTACCCTCTTTGTGTGTTGCCAGCCCCCTTGGCTAGCAGGTTGCACACACACAGGTGGCAGGCAGCTTTGGTGTCGTCACAGCCCACCACCTGGTGCAGACTAGAGAGGCAGCCGGAGTGGTCGATGGCAGCTCCACCCCAGGGTCTCTGGAAAACTCATCCCAACCACCCTGAGTCCTGCTTGCCCTGTGGTGTCACTGGAGTCCAGGCTGAGACACCCAAGCACGACTGGGGTAAGGGGTTGCAGGAAGTGTGAGCACGCTGGGGACTGGGCGAGCCTCCTGCACCTACACCCCTCTCCCACCGTTCTTGGTAGAGGTTCCAGGGGCAGAAAGTTGGGGAAGACACAGACAGTGCCGGGGCCAGGGCCCTGGGGGCTCCACTGGGTGgatccctctcccttccctttaCATGGGCAGCCAGGTCCCCCCAGGGGATAAACATCCTCCAGGTCACAACCCGGCCCACTGGCACCATCGGTCTCCCTGGCCAGCCCATCCAGAACCTTCTCAGCTTGGCCTTGGCCACCTCCGGCCTTTTCATCTCCTCCTCGCAAGGCCACAGCCCGCTGGGGCACCTCCTGCCTGTCGTCTACTCACACTCCCAACCCCTGAGGCCACAGCCCGCCGGGGCCAGCTGCTGTCCCTCCTTCCTCTGGGCACCACCCGCCCTGATACAATCCCTTCTGCTTAAGAAAGAGTGGCTTTCTGTTGCCATATGCAGGGGTGAGCCTCTCAGGAGTGGGTGCGCACTCACCTTTCAATGCACCTTAAAATTCTACCTGAAGACTAGGGGCCCAAGCTTCCTCTGGTAATTAGGAAATTTTGGAAAAGGGCTGACACACTTCTTCCCCAAATTCAGGCCCAGCCAACGCGGAATCCCCCCATACTTCCACTCCTGCTGCAGAGGTTAGCACCTGGGGCTGAGCTGGGACCCCAGCCTCCACCTGTAATGAGGAGATAActgccccccccacacacacacatacacacagccagTGCTTAGGGCACCTGTGAGGCCTGACAATACAGGACACGTTTGTCCCAACAGGGCtggacatggactgcagccactgTGGCCGCTGAGCCGATGGCCCCTTCAGCGCACTTCCCTAAGCTGCTGAGGGCTCAGGTGTGGAGTGACCGACAATCTCTGCTCAGGCGGGAGGTCTCTGGGGGCACGGCACCCTCCCCATTGGTTCTGCCCCCCAGGTTCACCCAAGGCAGACGTACCGGGTGTTGGATGATCCGTGGTGGGTCTAgggcaggtggggctggggagacAGTGGGGTGGATGCTCACGGGAGGCGCCTCTGGGGGCAGCACTGACCCCTGGGCTCCTCCGTGCACTCCCCTGTGGTGATGAACCCGGGAAGCCTCTTCCAGGAGGCGCTGTTCCTGCAACGCCAAAGCAGAGCCATGGCTGCTCAGTGGGGGCATGTCCCAGCCCTCACTCTGCCAGGCAGGGCAGTGCCAGTGCACAGGTATGTGACCCCAGTCAGAAGCAGGCAGCCCCCATACCGCCAATCACTGCCCTGTGCCCGGCCCCCTCTTGCCCCAACCAGGGTCCAGCATGCATCTGAGCTGGGACTGCAGCGAGACTCTGGAGGCAAAGCCCTTCGAGTGGTACACACAGGAGAAATTAACCAAAGACAACTTTTCTCCAGccagtagtgaaagtgaaagtcgctcagtcgtgtctgactctttgtgaccccatggactataccgtccagggaattctccaggccagaatactggagtgggtagcctttcccttcttcaggggatcttcccaacccagggatcaaatccacgtctccctcattgcacgcgtattctttaccaggtgagccacaagggaagcccaagaatactggagtgggtagcctatctcttttccagtggatcttcctgacccaggaattgaaccggggtctcctgcattgcaggcagattctttaccgacttagctatgagggaagccagtaGAGGATACTCTGTCTCTCCAGCACACTTCCAGTGGAGAGCAGTAAGTTTATCACAGCTGCCGTGTGGACCCAAATACCTTCCTCCCCCCATGTGTCATTCCCTGCTACAAGTGTGTCTGTTTGGACAAAGCCCTGGGCATCTTGGAATCCCACTTCCCAGAACCAGACCCTTCACGGGGCATTTCCACTTCTGATCATATGCAGCCAGAGCAGGTTTTCTCAGCAAGTAGCCCCTGTGAAAGCCCAGCCTACAGGAAGCAGGCGAGTCCTCTCTCCTGTGGAGTCCATGGTCCACCAGTTACCCACTGCCACATCACAAACATCAGAAGCAGTGTGCATGCAGGACCCCCACCAcaaccccaccctcacccccataccctaccccccaccccaccccagtgctTGTTCTGAGCACCAGCTGCAGCTTCAGCTGCACAGAGCTCTGGTCAAGACACCCCGTGTCCACAAGGCCTACCCAGAGTCTCTGCAGAAGGTCCTTCCTCATCCTCAGAGCACTCCGCAGGGCGGCCTCTGGCCCGTCCTCATCTCCTGGAGGGAAGTACAGGCTTCAGGACTCAGCACCACATCCAAGCCTTTCCTGCCTCCAGGACCTGCCTGtcccagaggaggagggaggtgcCTGTGGGTGGAGCTCAGGGGCCACCCCATATGTGGGCAACAGTAGGGGGCGTTCAGGAAGCTGAGTCTTCGAGTTGGGGTCAGGAGTCTCCACTCCCCCCAGGAGTCCCCACTCCAACCCCAGGAGTCTCCACTCCCCCCAGGagtccccactccacccccaggaATCCTGACTCCCCCCCAGGAGTCCCCATTCCCCCTACCCCCAGGcatccccactcccagcccatTTGTAGTGTTCCATGTTTGTGttatggaagagaaaatggcaatccactccagtattcttgcctggaaaatcccatggacagaggagcctggtggactatagtttatggggtcgcaaagagttggagaggacTGAGCGCAGCACATGCCTGTGCTTGCCCTTGGTCATGTGAACTGATCTGGGATTCTCTATCTGGATTTTGGCCCTGGGCTCCGTCCGTTGCCCTCGGGCACTGCCTGAAACTCCGCAGCACAAGGAGCTTCACCACGTGGTGAAGGACGAGCGGTGTCTCCCCAGCACCTTGCCCGGATGTCCCTGAGCCCAGGACCCCAGAATGCCAGGGAAGGCGGCCCTTCCCCTGGTTCCTGGGGCCTGAGCAACTGACGGCCAGCCAGGCTGGGGATCTGGAGACGTCTGGTCTGGGCACCTGAAGATGGGCAGGTGGATGTGGATGGCTGGGCCCCCTATACCCCACTACCCCAGAGCAAGCTCGGGGAAACATGGTCTGATGCGGGCGAGGGTGATTCTGATCTGAGCAAGGCAGTGGGGCTGGTTCTCTAccctctgcctccttcttctcATCTGTAGATGGAGTGATGAACGTGCCCTCCTGGGTGTGCAGGCAGAAGTGATAACGATATGAGGGTGCGCGTGTGTGTGTTAAAGACATAATCAAGGCCTTTCTGCTCTGAAAGTGAAATTTAGAGGACAGTCTGGCCATACCTGGAGGTGGGTCTGGGGCCCACACAGCGCCAAGCAGCCCAGGCTCTTACCTGGCACGACATGGGGGTCCTCAGAAGCCCCCTCCACATCCTCACGCTCTTGCTCCAGTTTctgtgaggagagagagggatGAGCATGCGGGCTCCAGGCACAGGCTCCTCCGTATGAGGGGCTGGGCCAGGAACAAGTGCCCAGACGACTGACTGGTGCCAGGTGGGGCCTGTGGTCACATTTTCCATATGACGCACACATGCTCCACCTTGAAACCTATGGGCCCCTTCAAGCAGCTTTCTGAAGAGTTTGACCAGGCCAGCTCTGTGTCCTGACTGCCCTGATGCCCCAGCTGAGCCTAAGGCTGAGCAGTTACAATCCAGACCAGTCCTGGGGTGACCCCTGCTGCCCTCTCTGGGCAGCCCAGGGGGGCAGAAGGCAAGCGTGGCGGGCAGAAGAACAGAGCAGGCAGGTGAGGGGTTGGAGGGGGCACTGAAAGGACCATGCAGACCCTCAGAGGAGGCGAAGACCGGCCTGAGAGTGTGCACAGGCTGCCTGCCCCGTGCCCAGCTGAGAGGCCACACCAGGCTGGGTCTGTCTTTCCTAAAATTTGGAAGCTGGGAGGCTGCGAGAGAACTTTGGGGGCCCTGGAAGTGCTCCATCCTGTGGGTGCAGGCTTGCCTCCCAGCTGCAGAAACTTCCAGAAGACCCTACTTGGTTCTGTTCAAACACAAGAAGAACCAAGAAACCACAGCTCTTCACTACAAGGCTAGGACCACGCAGAAGTGCTTTGCTTTGGAAGTGGGCGTGACAGGTATAATCTTACCTGTCAAagctgtgctctgtaacaagctGTTAGAAGCACAAGTGCCCAGCTGTCTTACCTTCTTGAGGAGTTTCAGGGTCAGCCGAGTCAGTTGATCTGCCACTGAGGAGTCCAGCATCCCGGGGCCACAGGAGGGGACACTGCTTGGCTCCCTCTGGAAGGATTGCTCAGCTGGAGAGAAGCAGCCCCATTCTGGGGTCATTGAAGGACTCCCTTCCTGGACGTGACGTATATCCCAGAGACTGGTCTCCACGGTCAGCTCGATGGCCTCAGGAGGGCATGTAGGAGGTGGCCCTGCACCATGGATGTGGAGTGTCCAGAGTCAACAGGCTGGCATCACCGCAACAGTTGCTAGGCACTGCAGACGCAAGGAGGCCCCTGGTTGCCAGGTTTCTGCTAAGAGTCCTTCCCAGGCCTGCCCCAGTCCCCATGAGGGGTTACCTATAAACACTGCTGATCCCCAGATGTGGCCGGGCTGGGCTCCTCAGGAAGGAGATGGGGCAGATGCTGGGGCCAGAGGGGCAGAGCACGGGGGCGGGGCATGGGTCCCTGGGGGGAGGACAGTCTTGACCCCCCAGGACAGAGCCCAGAGAGATGAGGTGGGGCAATGCACCACAGGGGTCTGCCACCCCAACTCCCAGTTGATTATGGCCTTCAGAAGGCCAGCAAGCCCCTAGCCTCACTTAGGGATCCTCCCCACCAGATGGACCCCTAGAGGTCACGGTGTGACCACCCCACTCCTCCACCGCAGACTTCAGGAAACTCTAGGTGGCAAAGAGGTGGCACCAGGGAGCCTGCCAATGAGGCGCCTAGGGGCTTCTTGGTGGGGGCTTGAGGTGGGCCCACCCCATAGGCACCCAGCCGGCATCTCACAGGACATGGGGCCTCCCAAGTCATCCCCCGTCAGTGTTGATGTGACTCTAGCAGGGGGACTGCCCGTGTGGGACCTCTGCCCAGAGAGGGGTGGGGGGTCCTGGTGGCTGGGGGTCAGGGGCACTTGGGAGCAGAACCCCCCCTGCCAGGTCAGCCCTTGATGGGTAGCCCACCTGCTGGGTGGGGAGGCAGTGCATGTCCACAGGGCTGGCGTGGGGAGCAGGTGAGCCCAGCAAGGGAGGGCAGGGCACCCTGTCGACTCCAGTTCAGGTTCACAAATGAGTCAGCCTGAAGAATGAAGCCGACATAGCAGACTTGAAGGTGGACCCAGTGCTGGCAGTCCTGGCTGGGTAAGTGCCAGGTCAGCATACTTATAGCCCCGCTCAGAGCAGCCAACCCAGAAACTTGACCTGGCAGCCAAACTGCCCATACACTTCAGTATTTATGGCTTCATATGTGTCATGACCCTGAGATTCAAACAGGAGGTCTGAGGTACACAAAAATGAGTTAACTTAGCCAAGAAACTTGAGGTGGCTGGGAGGTCACCATAACACACCCCAGTGGGTTTCAGTTAGTTTAAAAAACTTCCtttttaggtttatagaaaaattgagaaGAGAATTTCCATATACATGGGTTCCCTATTACTAACATCTTAAGTTAGTATGACACAGGTTACAATAAATGAGTCTATACCGATAGAGTAGCATTAACTAAAGTCTGTAATTCATTTGACTTCCTTATTATGCTGCCTACTGTtgcttttctgttccaggatcctatCCAGGACCAGATGACATTTAGTCACCTTGTCCTCTTGGGTTCCCCTTGCTTTTGATGTTGATAGTTTTGAGGAATATAAGTTTGATCCAGtgccaactgccaatgcaggagacctgatccttgggtcaggaagaccccctggagcaggaaatagcaaccctctccactattcttgcctgggaaatcccatggacagaggatcctggtgggttacaggcCATGaaaccacaaagagttggaagcgactgagcacatgactGCAGTATTTTCTATTACGGTATATTGTACCAGATTTcggggagaaatagcaataaccttggatatgcagatgacaccacccttatggcagaaagtgaagaggaactcaaaagcctcttgatgaaagtgaaagtggagagtgaaaaagttggcttaaagctcaactttcagaaaacgaagatcatggcatccggtcccatcacttcatggcaaatagatggggaaacagtggaaacagtgtcagactttatttttctgggctccaaaatcacagcagatggtgattgcagccatgaaattaaaagatgcttactccttggaagaaaagttatgaccaacctagatagcatattcaaaagcagagacattactttgccaacaaaggttcgtctagtcaaggctatggtttttcctgtggtcatgtatggatgtgagagttggactgtgaagaaggctgagcgccgaagcattgatg
Protein-coding regions in this window:
- the C1H21orf58 gene encoding uncharacterized protein C21orf58 homolog isoform X1, with translation MTPEWGCFSPAEQSFQREPSSVPSCGPGMLDSSVADQLTRLTLKLLKKKLEQEREDVEGASEDPHVVPGDEDGPEAALRSALRMRKDLLQRLWEQRLLEEASRVHHHRGVHGGAQGSVLPPEAPPVSIHPTVSPAPPALDPPRIIQHPAPPPPATIIQQLPQQPLIAQIPPPPAFPTQRSGSIKEEVVEMMLMQNAQTHQLLMQALMLRALPPPALAPTPLHLTPQDARRTRPAAQRPPPAHHHHCYAPPALPPAMPAPGSPLGYSVWPLVVSATALPPATSFLPSTAQHMTGPSVAALSTMASSGVLPAQAPGP
- the C1H21orf58 gene encoding uncharacterized protein C21orf58 homolog isoform X2; protein product: MTPEWGCFSPAEQSFQREPSSVPSCGPGMLDSSVADQLTRLTLKLLKKKLEQEREDVEGASEDPHVVPGDEDGPEAALRSALRMRKDLLQRLWEQRLLEEASRVHHHRGVHGGAQGSVLPPEAPPVSIHPTVSPAPPALDPPRIIQHPAPPPPATIIQQLPQQPLIAQIPPPPAFPTQRSGSIKEEVVEMMLMQNAQTHQLLMQALMLRALPPPALAPTPLHLTPQLPAQHRAAHDRPVCGRP